The stretch of DNA GCGGATTTCCGAGCGGGCGATATCGGTCACCACCTCTTCGGAGGTGGGCTGCACCGCGAAGTCACGCTCATGGCGGTCCTTCAGGCGCAGCAACTCGGGGCCCATCTTGTCCCAGCGGCCGGTTTCCTGCCACAGCTCGGCCGGCTGGATCACCGGCATCGACAGTTCCACCGCGCCGGCCCGGTTCATTTCCTCGCGCACGATGTTTTCCACCTTGCGGATCACGCGCAGCCCGATCGGCATGTAGTTGTAGATGCCGGCACCCAGCTTCTTGATCATGCCGGCGCGCATCATCAGCTTGTGCGAAACGATTTCCGCGTCGGCGGGCGCTTCCTTGAGGGTGGAAATGAAGAATTGCGAGGCTTTCATCCGTAATTTCTCTCTGGGCCGCCGAGGTCGGAAAAATCCGTCCCGGCACAATCCGGGGGACCCGCGGCGCTGAATTATGCGCACGCGCCTGAAACTGCCCTTCCGCTCGGGGAAAACCACCATCCCCCGGTCCGGGCCCGGCTGCGCGCTTCCTTTATAATCAGCGTAATTCTAAAGGATTCGAGGTGCAGTCATGCTCGATCGTGAAGGCTTTCGCCCGAACGTCGGCATCATCCTCCTCAACGCAAGAAACGAGGTTTTCTGGGGCAAGCGAATCGGCGAACACTCCTGGCAGTTCCCGCAAGGCGGCATCAAGTACGGCGAAACGCCGGAACAGGCCATGTACCGCGAACTGCATGAGGAAATCGGCCTGCTTCCGGAGCACGTCAGGATCGTCGGTCGCACGCGCGACTGGCTGCGTTACGAGGTGCCGGACAAGTTCATCCGCCGCGAGATCCGCGGCCACTACAAGGGCCAGAAACAAATCTGGTTCCTGCTGCGCATGGCCGGCAGGGACTGCGACATCCACCTGCGCGCCACCGAGCACCCTGAGTTCGATGCCTGGCGCTGGAGCCACTACTGGGTGCCGCTCGAGGCCGTGATCGAGTTCAAGCGCGATGTCTACCAGATGGCGCTGACGGAATTGTCACGCTTCCTGAACCGGCACCCGCGCGTGCCGCTCAGCCCGTATGGCACGCACGGCAACCACGGTGCGCATGGCGTGCACGGGCGCCACGGCGGGCCGCGCGGACAGGCGCTGAGCCGGGCGCAGGCCGCCCAGCAGGCCGACGCCGACGGCAATGTCGAAGCCCCGGCCACGGCCGACTACGTTTCGCCGGCGACGCCGGTATCCACTACACGGAGCACTGATGACTAGTTTGACCGGCGTGGGCCGCCGCGGCGGCCTGAGCGCGGCCGCATTGCTGCTTGCCGCGGCCAGCCTGGCCCTGGCCGGCTGCAAGACCACCGGCAAGGAGATGGCCGAGGAAGAAAGCACCTGGAACAACCCGTTCGCGCCCAAGACCTTCGAGGAAGCCAAGGC from Cupriavidus taiwanensis encodes:
- a CDS encoding RNA pyrophosphohydrolase, with translation MLDREGFRPNVGIILLNARNEVFWGKRIGEHSWQFPQGGIKYGETPEQAMYRELHEEIGLLPEHVRIVGRTRDWLRYEVPDKFIRREIRGHYKGQKQIWFLLRMAGRDCDIHLRATEHPEFDAWRWSHYWVPLEAVIEFKRDVYQMALTELSRFLNRHPRVPLSPYGTHGNHGAHGVHGRHGGPRGQALSRAQAAQQADADGNVEAPATADYVSPATPVSTTRSTDD